One Setaria italica strain Yugu1 chromosome II, Setaria_italica_v2.0, whole genome shotgun sequence DNA segment encodes these proteins:
- the LOC101773608 gene encoding serine carboxypeptidase 2: MTRNQISYCIFLAILLAAPLPNAALDQAALLRLFMESQARSEADRITALPGQPPRVNFEQYAGYVTVDEEHGRALFYYFVESPYDAASKPLVLWLNGGPGCSSLGIGAMTELGPFRVNPDGKTLSRNRHAWNNVANVIFLESPAGVGFSYSNTSSDYDKRGDERTAVDSYVFLLHWLERFPEYKGRDFYIAGESYAGHYVPELAAVIVAVRKHTGKDPTNLKGIFVGNPLLDFLKNFKGGLEFLWNHGVMSDEAWANIAEHCSFGPSDGVLCDEAESPFNHFNFFTTVGNIDTFNIYAPICIQAPNGTTYPSGYLPGYDPCTKYYVTNYFNSLDVQEAIHARINTTWSNCTKLPHWNFNEAPILTMVPTISWLVDNGLRVWLYSGDMDDVCPITATRYSVQDLNLTITKPWRPWYAPANEVGGYIQQHEGGFTFASVRGAGHMVPSFQPKRSLVLFHSFLKGVLPPAVSLLQP; encoded by the exons ATGACGAGGAACCAGATCTCGTACTGCATTTTCCTCGCGATCCTGCTCGCCGCACCGCTCCCGAATGCCGCCCTTGACCAAGCCGCGCTGCTGAGGCTATTCATGGAGTCCCAGGCCCGGAGC GAGGCCGACAGGATCACGGCGCTgccggggcagccgccgcgcgTCAACTTCGAGCAGTACGCCGGGTACGTGACGGTGGACGAGGAGCACGGCCGCGCGCTCTTCTACTACTTCGTCGAGTCCCCCTACGACGCCGCCTCCAAGCCCCTCGTCCTCTGGCTCAACGGAG GGCCGGGGTGCTCGTCGCTGGGGATCGGCGCGATGACGGAGCTCGGCCCGTTCCGTGTCAACCCCGACGGCAAGACCCTGAGCAGGAACCGGCACGCCTGGAACAACG TGGCCAACGTGATCTTCCTGGAGTCGCCGGCCGGAGTCGGTTTCTCTTACTCCAACACGTCCTCGGACTACGACAAGAGAGGCGACGAGAGAACGGCTGTGGACTCATACGTCTTCCTGCTCCACTGGCTCGAGCGGTTCCCCGAGTACAAGGGCCGCGACTTCTACATCGCCGGCGAGAGCTACGCCGGGCACTACGTCCCGGAGTTGGCAGCCGTCATCGTGGCTGTCCGCAAACATACCGGCAAGGACCCCACGAACCTCAAGGGAATCTTC GTTGGCAACCCGTTACTTGATTTCCTAAAGAATTTCAAGGGCGGTCTGGAGTTCTTGTGGAACCACGGGGTGATGTCCGACGAGGCGTGGGCGAACATTGCCGAGCACTGCAGCTTCGGCCCGTCCGATGGCGTTTTGTGCGATGAGGCGGAGTCGCCGTTCAACCACTTTAACTTCTTTACTACAGTCGGCAACATCGATACTTTCAACATTTACGCTCCGATCTGCATCCAGGCGCCCAACGGGACGACCTACCCCAGTGGCTAT TTACCTGGATATGATCCGTGCACCAAGTACTACGTTACCAACTACTTCAATAGCCTTGATGTGCAGGAGGCGATCCATGCTCGTATCAATACAACTTGGTCAAATTGCAC TAAACTGCCGCACTGGAACTTCAACGAGGCCCCAATATTGACCATGGTGCCAACAATCTCCTGGCTTGTGGACAACGGATTGCGAGTCTGGTTGTACAG CGGTGACATGGACGACGTTTGCCCAATTACCGCGACAAGGTACTCTGTTCAGGATCTCAATCTGACCATCACAAAGCCATGGCGCCCctggtacgcccctgccaacgAG GTTGGGGGCTATATTCAGCAACACGAGGGAGGATTCACGTTTGCATCAGTGAGGGGAGCCGGCCACATGGTGCCTAGTTTCCAGCCTAAGAGATCGCTAGTTCTCTTCCACTCCTTCCTGAAAGGCGTGCTCCCACCTGCAGTTTCATTGTTGCAGCCGTGA